The Sorangiineae bacterium MSr11367 genome window below encodes:
- a CDS encoding MFS transporter → MTERSPKLDIAVAIAVIAQQVAGKVARDSMFLARFPATSLPTVIGASAVLSLAAVSMTSRLMARKGPSRFVPALFALNALAFVLEWVLAPSFSGVSAAAIYVHTSVAGGLMISGFWSIVNERFDPHVARRNIIRITTGATLGGLIGGFASKRIAEVFEPRAILLMLAVVSALCVWGVGVLGRSLPQPSETSPPASFRDGLKPLAERPYLRRVLSMVVVVALFELFLDCALKTAAETTLHEARALVAFFALFHTAVGVLTFVVQVALSGVFLERFGLGATLAILPASVVAASFVAAGYSTLAAIAVAAGLETALASSLFRSAYEILFTPVPAHRKRALKVVVDVAVPRLGTMLGSVAVVVVVAVTAQISTVLMLGASALGVLGVTYGISLHRMYVAELATSLQLGIVKMTEKDARDATTRHTIMSTMALDRARLLAQIEVLRRADEEPAPRTEGERDKSDADLFDVLLRGLEGDDFDVCYANARALAAICAENPALAPHRDRVLELARGALSIDDPTWSARRHLRSDARLREGMHRGLEHVFTLLGLALDREIIKGCLVAFNGPDRRLRGTALEYLENALPNDVASLLRERIQRMHEEEGP, encoded by the coding sequence GTGACCGAACGATCGCCGAAGCTCGACATCGCCGTAGCCATCGCCGTCATTGCCCAGCAGGTGGCGGGCAAGGTGGCGCGCGATTCGATGTTCCTCGCGCGATTTCCCGCCACCTCGCTTCCCACGGTGATCGGTGCCTCGGCGGTCCTGTCGCTCGCGGCGGTGTCGATGACGTCGCGTCTCATGGCACGAAAAGGGCCGTCGCGGTTCGTGCCGGCCTTGTTCGCGCTCAATGCGCTCGCGTTCGTGCTCGAATGGGTGCTGGCGCCATCGTTTTCGGGCGTGAGCGCGGCTGCCATCTACGTGCACACGTCGGTGGCGGGCGGCCTGATGATCAGCGGCTTTTGGTCGATCGTGAACGAGCGGTTCGACCCGCACGTGGCCCGCCGCAACATCATTCGCATCACGACGGGGGCCACCCTGGGCGGGTTGATCGGTGGCTTCGCCTCGAAACGCATCGCCGAGGTGTTCGAGCCGCGGGCCATCCTGCTGATGCTCGCGGTGGTGAGCGCGCTGTGCGTGTGGGGGGTCGGGGTGTTGGGGCGCTCCCTGCCGCAGCCATCGGAGACGAGTCCGCCCGCCTCCTTTCGTGACGGGCTCAAGCCTCTGGCCGAGCGTCCTTACCTGCGGCGGGTGCTCTCCATGGTGGTCGTCGTGGCGTTGTTCGAGCTGTTCCTCGACTGCGCGCTCAAGACGGCGGCGGAGACCACGTTGCACGAGGCGCGTGCGCTGGTGGCGTTCTTCGCCCTGTTTCACACGGCCGTCGGCGTTCTCACGTTCGTGGTGCAGGTTGCGCTGAGTGGCGTCTTCCTCGAGCGGTTCGGCCTGGGGGCCACGCTGGCGATCCTCCCGGCCAGCGTCGTCGCGGCCTCGTTCGTGGCGGCGGGGTACTCCACGCTCGCGGCCATCGCCGTGGCGGCTGGGCTGGAGACCGCGCTGGCGAGTTCGCTGTTCCGTTCGGCTTACGAGATCCTCTTCACGCCGGTGCCGGCCCACCGCAAGCGCGCCCTCAAGGTCGTCGTCGACGTTGCGGTGCCTCGCCTTGGAACGATGCTCGGCAGCGTGGCGGTGGTTGTCGTCGTCGCGGTAACGGCGCAAATTAGCACGGTGCTCATGCTCGGCGCCTCGGCTCTCGGTGTTCTCGGGGTGACGTATGGCATCAGCCTGCACCGCATGTACGTCGCGGAGCTGGCCACCAGCCTGCAGCTCGGCATCGTCAAAATGACGGAGAAGGACGCGCGCGATGCCACCACCCGTCACACCATCATGTCCACGATGGCGCTGGACCGGGCGCGGTTGCTCGCGCAGATCGAGGTCTTGCGGCGCGCGGACGAAGAGCCTGCGCCGCGCACCGAAGGCGAACGTGACAAGAGCGACGCAGACCTGTTCGACGTGCTCCTTCGCGGGCTCGAGGGCGACGACTTCGACGTCTGTTATGCCAATGCCCGCGCGCTTGCGGCCATTTGCGCGGAGAACCCGGCGCTGGCCCCGCACCGGGACCGCGTGCTCGAGCTCGCGCGCGGGGCGTTGTCGATCGACGACCCGACGTGGAGCGCTCGCCGGCATCTGCGTTCGGACGCGCGCCTTCGCGAGGGGATGCACCGAGGACTCGAGCACGTGTTCACCTTGCTCGGTCTCGCGCTCGACCGCGAAATCATCAAAGGTTGCCTCGTGGCCTTCAACGGTCCCGATCGACGGCTGCGCGGAACGGCGCTGGAATACCTGGAAAATGCGCTACCGAACGACGTCGCGTCCCTCTTGCGTGAGCGCATCCAGCGGATGCACGAAGAGGAAGGGCCATGA
- a CDS encoding SDR family oxidoreductase produces MDLSNRTVIVVGGGSGIGLGIARAALARGARIVLGGRSREKLDRALEALEAGERGRSVAVDITQEADVVRLFESVPEVDHIAVTAATLAYQPIREFDLEAARRAVRSKLLGALLIAKHGGARLRPGGSITFTTGVATDRPLPRGSMVGAVNGAIDCFIRGAAIELAPIRVNALSPGWVDTELWDVIGADKASRFSGMAQRLPVGRIGTPDDLGHAAIFLMTNGFTTGTVLHVDGGHRFV; encoded by the coding sequence ATGGATCTATCGAATCGCACCGTCATCGTCGTGGGCGGAGGCTCCGGCATTGGGCTCGGCATCGCTCGCGCTGCACTGGCCCGCGGGGCCCGCATCGTTCTCGGCGGCCGCTCCCGCGAGAAACTCGACCGCGCGCTGGAGGCGCTCGAGGCCGGGGAACGCGGCCGCTCCGTGGCCGTGGACATCACCCAGGAGGCCGATGTCGTTCGCCTCTTCGAATCCGTGCCCGAGGTCGACCACATCGCCGTGACCGCCGCGACGCTCGCGTATCAACCCATCCGCGAATTCGATTTGGAGGCCGCCCGTCGGGCCGTCCGTTCCAAACTTCTCGGTGCGCTGCTCATCGCCAAACACGGCGGCGCACGCCTGCGGCCCGGTGGGTCCATCACCTTCACCACGGGGGTCGCCACCGATCGACCGTTGCCCCGCGGATCCATGGTGGGCGCGGTGAACGGCGCCATCGACTGCTTCATCCGCGGTGCGGCCATCGAGCTTGCGCCCATTCGCGTGAACGCACTGTCGCCCGGCTGGGTCGACACGGAACTATGGGACGTCATCGGTGCCGACAAAGCCTCGCGATTCTCGGGGATGGCGCAGCGGCTTCCCGTCGGCCGCATCGGCACGCCCGACGACCTCGGCCACGCGGCCATCTTCCTCATGACGAACGGCTTCACCACCGGCACCGTGCTTCACGTCGACGGTGGCCACCGGTTCGTTTAG
- a CDS encoding DUF6151 family protein, whose protein sequence is MNGMITGQEAILRCRCGEIQGRLTNAFPRMVTRIVCYCDDCQAYLHHLGRSDLLDAHGGTDIVQVAPASVTFERGAERIAGVRLTAKGLHRWYATCCKTPVGNTMTPSVPFIGIVAQAFEGGPRKLDDVVGKPIGAILGKYAVGTAPEGSTKLNLRLLLRAVGAIAGWRLRGKAWPNPFFDRATGEPKWPLTTLAQTEREALRPYCGPNPTTVTELRGS, encoded by the coding sequence ATGAATGGGATGATCACGGGCCAAGAGGCCATCTTACGCTGTCGTTGCGGAGAGATTCAGGGGCGCCTCACCAACGCCTTCCCACGAATGGTGACCCGCATCGTCTGTTACTGCGACGACTGCCAAGCCTACCTTCACCACCTCGGTCGCAGCGATCTCCTCGATGCCCATGGCGGCACCGACATCGTGCAGGTCGCTCCCGCATCCGTCACGTTCGAACGGGGCGCGGAGCGCATCGCCGGCGTGCGCCTCACGGCAAAGGGGCTCCATCGCTGGTATGCGACCTGCTGCAAGACGCCGGTCGGAAACACCATGACCCCGTCGGTCCCCTTCATCGGGATCGTCGCGCAAGCCTTCGAGGGCGGCCCGCGCAAGCTCGACGACGTGGTGGGCAAACCGATTGGCGCCATTCTCGGGAAATACGCCGTCGGCACGGCGCCCGAAGGGTCCACCAAGTTGAATCTGCGCCTTCTCCTGCGCGCGGTCGGAGCCATCGCGGGTTGGCGCTTGCGCGGGAAGGCGTGGCCGAATCCATTCTTCGATCGTGCCACCGGTGAGCCGAAGTGGCCGCTGACGACGCTCGCGCAAACCGAACGCGAGGCGCTGCGCCCCTATTGCGGCCCGAATCCGACGACGGTCACGGAACTTCGCGGATCGTAA
- a CDS encoding GFA family protein, giving the protein MSQAQSQPTRYAGGCHCGAVRFEADIDLEQGVSRCNCSWCTKRSGTTTIVKPNAFRLVSGEDSLGDYAWGGKTGNFRFCKHCGVHAFGTGNLEVLGGAYVGVNVNCLDGIDPNALKVVYFDGRHDNWMAGPRDTPWPVNP; this is encoded by the coding sequence ATGAGCCAAGCGCAGAGCCAACCCACCAGGTACGCCGGCGGCTGTCATTGCGGAGCCGTTCGCTTCGAAGCCGACATCGATTTGGAGCAGGGCGTGAGCCGCTGCAATTGCAGCTGGTGCACCAAGCGAAGCGGGACGACGACCATCGTGAAGCCCAATGCGTTTCGCCTCGTCTCGGGTGAGGATAGCTTGGGCGATTATGCCTGGGGCGGGAAAACGGGGAATTTCCGCTTCTGCAAGCATTGTGGCGTCCACGCATTCGGAACCGGAAACCTCGAAGTGTTGGGCGGCGCGTACGTGGGCGTCAACGTCAATTGCCTCGACGGCATCGATCCCAACGCATTGAAAGTCGTTTACTTCGACGGTCGCCACGACAATTGGATGGCCGGCCCGCGCGACACGCCCTGGCCGGTCAACCCCTGA
- a CDS encoding protein kinase: protein MQSLEPGAILLGRYRIRKVVGRGAMGVVLAARDEELDNDVAIKVLVGMQDALSEPVERFMREARIAVKLKSDHVVRVMDAGTLETGTPFMVMELLDGSDLASAGPLPPMTAVDCVLQAIDAVAEAHTQGVIHRDLKPSNLFLAKRPGAPPIVKVLDFGISKARNLDGDPSLTTEESILGSPRYMPPEQFRSAKLVDERTDVWALGAILYTLLRGAPPFDGASIGEVFAAVLQEEPASLRAIPPELEAVVWRCLSKEPAQRYPNVAALAGALAPFGSGEWRRCVARAQTLLEDEPMSVPAGDPRPKPAHWPMVLGIAVALGSLLLLGASGTARMKPREAMNAVAPPVATPAPIESAESAAPPPARSATEAPPKRTPSRAPSAKVRKATVPAASAAPVEDVDAGVSLGTIFDDRH from the coding sequence ATGCAGTCTCTCGAGCCCGGAGCGATCCTTCTCGGGCGATACCGGATTCGAAAGGTCGTTGGCCGAGGGGCCATGGGCGTGGTGCTGGCCGCTCGCGACGAGGAACTCGACAACGACGTGGCCATCAAGGTGCTCGTCGGGATGCAGGATGCGCTGAGCGAGCCGGTGGAACGGTTCATGCGCGAAGCCCGCATCGCGGTGAAGTTGAAGAGCGACCACGTGGTGCGGGTCATGGACGCGGGCACCTTGGAAACGGGGACGCCGTTCATGGTGATGGAGCTGCTGGACGGGAGCGATCTCGCATCGGCGGGCCCGCTGCCACCGATGACCGCCGTCGATTGCGTGCTGCAAGCGATCGACGCCGTCGCCGAGGCGCACACGCAAGGGGTCATCCATCGCGATCTCAAGCCGTCGAATCTCTTTCTGGCGAAGCGTCCCGGCGCGCCGCCCATCGTGAAGGTGCTGGACTTCGGGATCTCCAAGGCGAGAAATCTCGATGGGGATCCGTCGCTCACCACGGAGGAGTCCATTCTGGGCTCTCCGCGGTACATGCCCCCGGAGCAGTTCCGCTCGGCGAAGCTGGTGGACGAGCGGACCGACGTGTGGGCCTTGGGGGCGATTTTGTACACGCTCTTGCGGGGCGCACCGCCGTTCGACGGCGCATCGATCGGCGAGGTCTTCGCGGCCGTTCTGCAGGAGGAACCGGCGTCGCTGCGTGCGATTCCCCCGGAGCTGGAGGCGGTGGTCTGGCGCTGTCTGAGCAAGGAGCCCGCGCAGCGCTACCCCAACGTGGCCGCGCTGGCCGGGGCGCTCGCCCCCTTTGGAAGCGGCGAATGGCGGCGATGTGTCGCGCGTGCGCAAACGCTCCTCGAGGACGAGCCGATGAGCGTCCCGGCGGGTGACCCGCGCCCGAAGCCAGCGCACTGGCCGATGGTGTTGGGCATCGCGGTCGCACTGGGGTCGCTTCTCTTGCTCGGCGCATCGGGCACCGCGCGCATGAAGCCGCGGGAAGCGATGAACGCCGTCGCGCCCCCCGTGGCAACGCCTGCGCCCATCGAGAGCGCAGAGAGCGCAGCGCCGCCACCGGCACGTTCGGCGACGGAGGCTCCGCCCAAGCGAACACCGTCTCGAGCCCCCTCCGCGAAGGTGCGCAAGGCAACCGTGCCGGCAGCATCGGCTGCGCCCGTCGAGGACGTCGACGCGGGGGTCTCCCTTGGAACCATTTTCGATGACCGACACTGA
- a CDS encoding serine/threonine protein kinase, which translates to MNDSLLGQSLSARVALFGAAWAGLSVFGVFVHLMTTLLLGSPSELVQPSFATQLVVCAIPFIMWLLCRSPRDAAFARAVEVVGLTLGAATIAFMCRLLAVETAPATEGVGARFAALLTDASYERFVTIGVYASGIMFTLRSALVPSRTRYTLLLGLAMGASIVLVLASAVPPGPDGPRRAKEAVSTTSLWLLVLSVCAVLSATIYGLHQEIREARQLGQYTLDEKIGEGGMGIVYRAHHAMLRRPTAIKLLPHDRVGDEAIQRFQREVQLTAELTHPNTITVYDYGRTPDGVFYYAMELLDGATVQALVDTTGAQPPARVVHVLRMVAGALAEAHGRGLIHRDIKPANVILSERGGARDVATVLDFGLARDLANGEDHGLTFDGKIMGTPMYLAPEVIKKANAADARSDIYALGAVAYFMLTGQTVFEASTIVEVCSHHLHSPVAPPSQRLGASIPAALDALVVQCLAKDPESRPQSAHALAEALAAIDLPAWTEIDARAWWEAHGARVKAR; encoded by the coding sequence ATGAACGACTCGCTGCTCGGGCAATCGCTCTCGGCGCGGGTGGCCTTGTTCGGCGCGGCGTGGGCAGGTTTGTCCGTGTTCGGGGTGTTCGTGCACTTGATGACGACCCTGCTCCTCGGCTCGCCGAGCGAGTTGGTGCAGCCGTCGTTTGCGACCCAGTTGGTGGTCTGCGCCATCCCGTTCATCATGTGGCTGCTATGCCGTTCTCCGCGGGATGCCGCGTTCGCACGCGCCGTGGAGGTCGTGGGGCTCACGCTCGGCGCCGCGACCATCGCGTTCATGTGCCGATTGCTCGCGGTCGAAACCGCGCCGGCCACCGAGGGCGTGGGGGCTCGGTTCGCGGCCTTGCTGACCGACGCCTCCTACGAGCGCTTCGTGACCATTGGCGTCTATGCGTCGGGCATCATGTTCACCTTGCGCTCGGCGTTGGTGCCGAGCCGCACGCGCTACACCCTCCTTCTCGGCCTGGCGATGGGTGCAAGCATCGTGCTCGTGCTCGCGTCCGCCGTGCCGCCCGGACCCGACGGGCCGCGACGGGCGAAGGAGGCCGTCTCGACGACGTCCTTGTGGCTGCTCGTGCTGTCCGTGTGCGCGGTGCTCTCGGCCACCATTTACGGCCTTCACCAGGAGATCCGCGAGGCGCGGCAGCTCGGGCAGTACACGCTCGACGAGAAGATCGGCGAGGGCGGCATGGGCATCGTTTACCGCGCACACCACGCGATGCTGCGCCGCCCTACGGCCATCAAGCTTTTGCCGCACGATCGCGTGGGCGACGAAGCCATTCAGCGCTTCCAGCGTGAAGTGCAATTGACGGCGGAGTTGACCCATCCCAATACGATTACCGTTTACGATTACGGCCGTACGCCGGACGGCGTCTTCTATTACGCGATGGAGCTGCTCGACGGCGCGACGGTGCAAGCGCTGGTCGACACCACCGGCGCGCAGCCGCCCGCGCGCGTGGTCCATGTGTTGCGCATGGTGGCCGGCGCGCTGGCCGAGGCGCACGGGAGAGGGCTCATTCACCGCGACATCAAGCCGGCCAACGTCATTCTGAGCGAGCGCGGTGGCGCGCGCGACGTGGCCACGGTGCTCGACTTCGGCCTGGCGCGGGATCTCGCGAACGGTGAGGATCACGGGCTCACCTTCGACGGAAAAATCATGGGCACGCCGATGTACCTTGCGCCCGAGGTCATCAAAAAGGCCAACGCCGCGGATGCGCGCTCGGACATTTATGCGCTCGGCGCCGTCGCGTATTTCATGCTCACCGGCCAGACGGTCTTCGAGGCGAGCACCATCGTGGAGGTGTGTAGCCACCACCTCCACAGCCCCGTGGCGCCGCCTTCGCAACGCCTCGGTGCATCCATTCCCGCGGCGCTGGATGCGCTGGTGGTGCAATGTTTGGCCAAGGATCCCGAGAGCCGTCCGCAGAGTGCGCACGCACTGGCGGAGGCCCTGGCCGCCATCGATCTTCCGGCATGGACGGAGATCGACGCGCGCGCCTGGTGGGAAGCCCATGGCGCTCGCGTGAAGGCGCGCTGA
- a CDS encoding quinone oxidoreductase, with product MKALCFDRFGGPEVLQLREVEAPVAKAGHAVVRLAAIGLNFADVYRRKGNYHLTGTPPYINGYEGAGVIESLGDATSVFEVGDAVGFADSPYANAERVLVPFEKLIPLPPFIDAETAAALLLQGLSAQYLAADSHRILAGETVAVHAAAGGVGLLLVQIAKLQGARVLGLTSSEAKRAAALEAGADKVVLYSEDWPAAAKRFSGEGVDVIYDSVGSTLLSSFEAVRTGGHVVFFGMAGGDPPAIDPRMLMDTSKTLTGGDLWNVLRSHDERVRRANELFRWVREGRLRVRIAGRYPLAKGADAHAFLESRGSIGKVLLIP from the coding sequence ATGAAGGCGCTCTGCTTCGATCGATTTGGCGGTCCCGAGGTCTTGCAACTGCGCGAGGTGGAGGCGCCCGTGGCCAAGGCCGGGCACGCCGTCGTGCGGCTCGCCGCCATCGGCCTCAACTTTGCCGACGTGTATCGGCGCAAAGGCAATTATCACCTCACGGGGACGCCGCCGTACATCAATGGCTACGAAGGTGCGGGCGTCATCGAATCGTTGGGCGATGCCACTTCGGTCTTCGAGGTCGGCGACGCCGTCGGATTCGCGGATAGTCCTTACGCCAACGCGGAACGCGTGTTGGTGCCGTTCGAAAAGCTGATTCCGCTGCCGCCCTTCATCGATGCCGAAACGGCCGCCGCTCTGTTGCTTCAGGGGCTCTCGGCGCAATACTTGGCGGCGGACAGCCATCGCATTCTCGCCGGCGAAACCGTGGCCGTGCATGCCGCCGCCGGCGGGGTGGGCCTGTTGCTGGTCCAGATTGCCAAGTTGCAGGGGGCACGCGTCCTCGGGCTGACGTCGTCCGAAGCCAAGCGCGCCGCCGCACTCGAGGCAGGGGCGGACAAAGTCGTCCTTTACAGTGAGGATTGGCCGGCAGCCGCAAAACGCTTTTCCGGCGAGGGCGTCGACGTGATTTACGACTCCGTGGGGTCGACCTTGCTTTCGAGCTTCGAGGCCGTGCGCACCGGAGGTCACGTCGTCTTCTTCGGGATGGCGGGCGGCGATCCGCCGGCCATCGATCCGCGCATGCTGATGGATACCTCGAAGACCCTCACCGGCGGGGATTTGTGGAATGTGCTCCGCTCGCACGACGAGAGGGTACGCCGGGCGAACGAACTATTCAGGTGGGTGCGCGAGGGCCGCCTTCGCGTGCGCATCGCAGGGCGTTATCCCCTCGCCAAGGGGGCAGACGCACACGCTTTTCTCGAGAGCCGCGGGAGTATTGGCAAAGTTCTCCTTATTCCCTGA